In Chloroflexota bacterium, the genomic window GTTCAAGGGCGTCCTCTCCACCGATGTTGCTGTGGCCATCATCGTGGAGAATCATATTCATTTTGGCGACGCGGGCAATCTCGTCGTTGATTTCAATGCCAAATAGATTTCTCTGGGCAAAGTCATGCCAGTGCGTATAGTGCTCTACACTATCAGGTTTATGATAGTCATCGGCTTCTCGACGCACATGATCGAGGGCATAAAGTAGAAAGCCGCCAGAGCCGCAGGCTGGATCAAGCACGATATCATTAGCTTTGGGGCGCGTCATTTCAACTGCAAAGTTGATAATCTCGCGCGGGGTAAAATATTGGCCGAAGTCACCCTTGAAGAAGCCATCCATAAACTGCTCGAAGGCAACGCCTTTGGTATCAAGGTCGGTCTTACTGAAGCTGATGGCTTCCATGTGAGAAACAAGCGTGCGCAGCGTAGCATCGTCTATCCGTATGGTGTCAGTGAAGACTTGCGGGTCCTTCTCCTTCGCCTGTTCATATATAGCCTTGATACGTTCGGCAAGCTTACGGCTTGGCTCATGTGTCTTTATTTGGAATTCGTAGGGCTCTCCCGTCTTACGTGGAGTTTTTTCATCCTGAATCTTAATGAAGAGTAATTTACAGAGTTCGCCAAATGCCATCGGTGGAGATAGCCGGCCACCACCCCATAGAGTCTGATGGCATTTCCTTATAGTGGCGATGAGAGTCTCCTTGCTTACAGGCTGAATATCATCTTTGGTGCCTTTGAAAAAGCGCCACTCCTCTGGTTTACCATATTGGCGTGGTAGGTCTGCAATTATATTGGCCTCGCGTTCAAGGACGCCATATTTTTCGCTGAAGTCGAGAAAGCGGCGCGTTTGACCGGCGACGACACCGACATACTGAGCGCGGAACTTGGCCCAGGTGCCGTTACCGCAAGCTTGCTCAACAGCTTGAGCAAATTCTGCGTCTGTTACGCCATCTCTTTTACATTCGATCACGGCGAAAGGGTGAATCCGCGCGTCGTCGAGGAAAACGACTAGATCGGCAGTGTCTTTAGGAGTACGATCGGGGACGATAACTTCGATGCCAATTCGAGCTGGTTCATACCCGTAGCGAAAGATTAGTTCCGCCCAGTATTCAGCTCGTACCTGTTCCTCTGGATCAGAATACCTCTCGGAGTGATTGACGGCAACATAGGTAATACGTTGTTTACTGCCTTCACCGGAAATAGTGGCATAGCCCTTTGCAAGTGCTTGTTCAAGATACATCATTCTAACCTCCAACCCGCCGTTTTCACGATCAACCTGTTAGAAAAACGAGGGGAATCGTTTATTAATGGACCTGACCGAAATAGTTATACCACTTATTAAGTCAATTC contains:
- a CDS encoding restriction endonuclease subunit M encodes the protein MMYLEQALAKGYATISGEGSKQRITYVAVNHSERYSDPEEQVRAEYWAELIFRYGYEPARIGIEVIVPDRTPKDTADLVVFLDDARIHPFAVIECKRDGVTDAEFAQAVEQACGNGTWAKFRAQYVGVVAGQTRRFLDFSEKYGVLEREANIIADLPRQYGKPEEWRFFKGTKDDIQPVSKETLIATIRKCHQTLWGGGRLSPPMAFGELCKLLFIKIQDEKTPRKTGEPYEFQIKTHEPSRKLAERIKAIYEQAKEKDPQVFTDTIRIDDATLRTLVSHMEAISFSKTDLDTKGVAFEQFMDGFFKGDFGQYFTPREIINFAVEMTRPKANDIVLDPACGSGGFLLYALDHVRREADDYHKPDSVEHYTHWHDFAQRNLFGIEINDEIARVAKMNMILHDDGHSNIGGEDALERFERIRQTTGNNGFKTDSFSLILTNPPFGAQVALTERPYLTDFELGKQKDANGKLKPRKNQKTEILFIERVHQFLRPGTGRAAIVLPDGILTNSSLQYVRDFLLERFQLLAVVSLPQTAFSHFGAGVKASLVFLRRRAENEIPKDDEAIFMAAPEKIGYDATGRPCENQLPEVVRRYREFEKKSQPFFV